The following proteins come from a genomic window of Meleagris gallopavo isolate NT-WF06-2002-E0010 breed Aviagen turkey brand Nicholas breeding stock unplaced genomic scaffold, Turkey_5.1 ChrUn_random_7180001956775, whole genome shotgun sequence:
- the LOC100546477 gene encoding feather keratin Cos1-1/Cos1-3/Cos2-1-like codes for MSCCDQCQPCQPCGPTPLASSCNEPCVRQCQNSTIVIQPSPVVVTLPGPILSSFPQNTVVGSSTSAAVGSILSSEGVPITSRGFDLSCISNRYCGRRCNPC; via the coding sequence ATGTCCTGCTGTGACCAGTGCCAGCCATGCCAGCCCTGTGGCCCGACCCCTTTGGCCAGCAGTtgcaatgagccctgtgtcaggcagtgccagaactccaccatcgtcatccagccctctcccgtggtggtgaccctgcccggacccatcctcagctccttcccgcagaacaccgttgtgggctcctccacctccgctgctgttggcagcatcctcagctctgagggcgTACCCATCACCTCCAGGGGCTTTGAcctctcctgcatttccaaccgctactgtggcagaaggtgcaACCCCTGCTAA